In the genome of Cryptomeria japonica chromosome 8, Sugi_1.0, whole genome shotgun sequence, one region contains:
- the LOC131079465 gene encoding uncharacterized protein LOC131079465 isoform X1 — protein MTEEELTQIQEGTLTMISFGLDSLTGTSNMSAGQCDLGSGSAVGDKRKRILGFTSLLTTPSIPEDDEEEEMSRVVYENIENIPPLPKTCNKSLAKPKRKRGDEDPSEPSSAAKRIDFDDPSTT, from the exons atgaccgaggaggagttgacacagattcaggagggcaccttgacgatgatttcatttggccttgatagcttgacg ggcacaagcaacatgagtgcggggcaatgtgatttaggatctggtagtgcagttggagacaagagaaag agaattcttggcttcacatccttgttgactacacccagtatacctgaagatgatgaagaagaagagatgtctcga gttgtgtatgaaaatattgaaaacatacctcctctaccaaagacatgcaacaagagtcttgcaaagccgaagagaaaacgtggagatgag gatccttcagagccgagtagtgcggcgaagaggatcgattttgatgatccatcaacaacttag
- the LOC131079465 gene encoding uncharacterized protein LOC131079465 isoform X2 codes for MTEEELTQIQEGTLTMISFGLDSLTGTSNMSAGQCDLGSGSAVGDKRKVVYENIENIPPLPKTCNKSLAKPKRKRGDEDPSEPSSAAKRIDFDDPSTT; via the exons atgaccgaggaggagttgacacagattcaggagggcaccttgacgatgatttcatttggccttgatagcttgacg ggcacaagcaacatgagtgcggggcaatgtgatttaggatctggtagtgcagttggagacaagagaaag gttgtgtatgaaaatattgaaaacatacctcctctaccaaagacatgcaacaagagtcttgcaaagccgaagagaaaacgtggagatgag gatccttcagagccgagtagtgcggcgaagaggatcgattttgatgatccatcaacaacttag